The Urbifossiella limnaea genome has a window encoding:
- a CDS encoding PAS domain-containing protein gives MDPSPVPPRVLDHLPQLVWAAGSDGAVEYLNRRCTEYAGLPADDLLGWDWGWVVHPDDLPAVLTRWAASVRDGLPHRDEFRLRRSDGEYRWFLARGEPVRDADGRVVRWVGTCTDFDYARRSVAGARDERRLVRAFLDRSRDGHALVGADRVVRYASAGLAALLGRAVDALVGTDARDWVHRDDRPRLRMEADELLTRAGERVEAPARLRHADGSYRRVRLQATNLLRDPDVRAVAVTVLPAGAG, from the coding sequence ATGGACCCCAGCCCCGTGCCGCCGCGTGTCCTCGACCACCTCCCACAACTCGTGTGGGCGGCCGGGTCCGACGGGGCCGTCGAGTACCTCAACCGCCGCTGCACCGAGTACGCCGGGCTCCCCGCCGACGACCTGCTCGGGTGGGACTGGGGGTGGGTCGTTCACCCGGACGACCTGCCGGCCGTGCTCACCCGCTGGGCGGCCTCGGTCCGCGACGGGCTCCCGCACCGGGACGAGTTCCGCCTCCGCCGCTCCGACGGCGAGTACCGGTGGTTCCTCGCGCGGGGGGAGCCGGTCCGCGACGCCGACGGGCGGGTGGTCCGGTGGGTCGGGACGTGTACCGACTTCGACTACGCCCGCCGGTCCGTGGCCGGCGCCCGCGACGAGCGGCGGCTGGTGCGGGCGTTCCTGGACCGGAGCCGCGACGGGCACGCGCTGGTCGGGGCCGACCGGGTGGTCCGGTACGCCAGCGCGGGCCTGGCCGCGCTGCTCGGCCGGGCCGTGGACGCCCTCGTCGGCACCGACGCGCGGGACTGGGTCCACCGGGACGACCGGCCCCGGCTGCGGATGGAAGCGGACGAGTTACTGACGCGGGCGGGGGAGCGGGTCGAGGCCCCCGCGCGGCTCCGGCACGCCGACGGGAGTTACCGGCGGGTTCGCCTGCAGGCGACCAACCTCCTCCGCGACCCGGACGTGCGAGCAGTCGCGGTCACGGTGCTGCCGGCCGGCGCCGGGTGA
- a CDS encoding FG-GAP-like repeat-containing protein: MPDPTPRRTRRPFRTLNFEPLEDRTAPAVFTVTTTADTGPGSLRQAIADANAAAGADEIRFNIPGGGVHTIRPTTSLPDILDTVVIDGYTQPGASPNTNPLALGSGALGTNAVLKIEIDGSLRTSGGNGLLTVGQMFTTAARGTVIRGLVVNNSNSDGIAAYDPEVRIEGNFIGTDPTGTIARPNRTNGVGNAYWTVGTVVGGTTPAARNLISGNTGAGVYLQYSHNRVLGNFIGTDATGMAKLANGANGVFSGGLGTPTNDNRILGNLISGNFYAGISANWELNGVIQGNYVGTDRTGTAAIGNGANGVFSAGIQIDAGDAASSILIGGPNPADRNVVSGNGGTGIFFRSVGGTGHTLTIENNFVGLQADGVSPLGNTHYGLWDGIVAGGGTWANGIATIRGNRIAHNGYNGVFAGTPGVTITQNSLYSNGGIGVDHGSPGVTPQPHTPHPVLESVVRNGGNLDISGRIQGQANTEYTAEFFSSAARDPSGYGEGQTYLGSVTVTTDASGLATFTGVSVPNVEAQQLFITATATNTTTKATFEFSQAHELPPDARVSGWSAELFNGVSLTFDGLPRWAGLFDASGLPTPSFELPVLTSDIGSLFGIPGALATLYGDLADFTSDTTEALRTKLEAAGFTIDHIYLGLGGIPASPMGKYIQVRYRKEIATLAVNPEFNRPLLDNIGEVLEGVGDDTELSDDELQIEAKLVLELVMGVDEDGGFYLSDDSSVLVEIDNDVDDDGVAEGAFTGTSKLLDNNGAAVGEALEGTVVVGKDTGDEIVPFVVRVRPDEIGPIRVAQLAGIAGQLHVRLDGDVVVDVAVQTSNVKLDWHGVWVFTPGVEPPAHTTSLEGRLTVPALTRNNNGEPAPAEFVLVGAYGGAGWHLEGEGEVDAGYKLHGYEVKELSFEMDITDAGVDAFGAGILSVILAGSLEPTEIGLGFFLDNELLVIDSEIDLPTSQYVGPDHLLWVSEGFLSFHAEANFAIGDESFAGGVTFRADEAILLPEVPLGSAAPSTGKVRIFSTEAGEPAITGSVDTGGRFALTAANVTATVGPLTVTGTGVAVNVRDFGVGDITPYLFVEDAAVALPVGGQTITLTATDLTLSQAEKFTITSAELSADEDLLRTVGLGGLLPLTVRSVSISGGEVIDLDDFYITVTGTFDFSVFDGLPARPVIGVGGRDYSAVVNPNEPFALAVRVDDGRAQVIVPGPITLGFEDWHAGPLTLGATVTLGEYVNGEFVSSVGATVRVESSSGPVTAAQLDFTGALEPNSRGGVDLDLRFVGTVSATLPGDVLSVENLTLTADLNLSFDGDMMLLAPPALTLRNGSVDRLTVTLGEFMTFEATAGIDFQAEGAEAFFTLERGSIAFPSLEVLPGGAVENVAITADGDLKLLPGATFELTIPDELTELVGLGKLPFTVDALGVQFNDVVDGVVRDLADFSVLFSGMIGDSEAEDGKWPFTLSVENLEIDLGALRDGEYPIKPESLTGVSITVPKFKLGDQLEIGGTLSFDVAEAADGRKAVYVVIGGEFTVGGIGAGLTLAIGERGPVAATVSAPLAVPLGPSGLILTGVDGGLFFGQTIGIDTSLPANDLLETAAVPDFFESVVDLDAAVLAALDGEGFTWTLPLTVVLRGTLTIAIAPGIVSGSVALGATIDPATPIDSLRLFGTVDATLFGMADIAAGLAVLDFTSLSEPVLFAKLELPPPGSLLQYVLPLSSSVVLKIDTKGLAPALAEGLKVFVNRAVGGTLDLFFRDALEQVRADVASSPNGVLGTLLEVGPVPPATVGALADLILDALDDADRVGAVAQQLLADLFGAMDRLLREPGAPPVPGDLGDFAEGVIEFFDTDARRTVLALVDVLKDAFADAAGTAAAIADPSLTFTATVKPTLFGVSLGPDIRAADFSLSKRGILVGIDLDPLSLWSLQHLGPLALLLQNPDAALIRQTLDAQFPFKDAFLDLARGRLPEIDPGANWLLRFTQTFNLGTVAYAASGVFFPGGDERLLRRVFHVPGSAENESGLELAVPVIVPSEDHFDRLVAGGGVLLDGSIYLHRLVSDPGALFEDIAGSLPDPLADPVGFAEAFLGRASEVDLYDHAGQAQLFIPNVGADDGYFVGRFTGKVLGLELVGVEFLATVENGAPQYRITGAADLLGLVAVDVDVDVGRSPQGKPRAGFEASIDSTQFAEVMDENGFGFVNDHFTLPTNFTARVRGYTPGFDTASTDPLQVVGGIELSGELDLNWAVEWGGNRFTLVGSAEVTFGIGLDGVPKLTFDIRGTATFVGNLFGFPVNQVLGSFTAKLTDCGILTITSDLDVLGLKLPLDLFIDLTRPLIGQNIFDPANLPATACDLPAVARVFATVPERVARETITENGKQVLEVTVHEGNPATGNVTIPITFHASGHIPEGESITLKVVPNTATATASATEFSVPTGKLQLTHDATSRRATVTIVADSVYELPEQFDIQLSVGSSSGMESVTLMTNTVRVRVKNDDPEKPANTLLWYDFDRRTANGYAFDAAGEAATVTYGGKTYPTARPLTGVTAAPVVPTLVPGPLLPNPTNTLAAGAVATAGVPKWLPAEADVSPGMVATPSSTPFEFTLTLVAPGISGPVLVELPPLAIDFWTRRTGAAPTTWELRWSYDNFGAVIANGATGGARYTRVFDGLDIPRTLALGTRTITFRLTGLGGSGGEWAIDNLALVVPVPAPIQVGSDLVIPPEPPAAGTSPPVVNTPPTAAPIAVQVPNGIALVTIGYTAVVSDAQTPDAALAVTVTQPPAGRGTVDILPGSLRLTLQGALRSSFSFTYTVADPGGLRATATVSVTFAQGGTGTVLVGVRSSRVADATVFVDADGDGLPSEGEPVGVTDGFGNTVLSLPPDVDLNGNGLLDEDEGTLVSLGGVRGTGGAVLTPMAAPGGSAYISPLSTLTLAVMAQGDLGTADAAALIRTRLGLPALDFLAHDVYALALAGNPGAGMVYDHWTVWKDTSLHLATLLAGTAEVSLADASRATHSAYAGMLLDPSVPVALTDPAEIRELASRLLGGTGVGITAYQSDTVGALVAAENRVTLGLEPPAPPPPPVPPPGLGTPIGTRAIAVGADAGSGAVRVLGPDGAERLAVEPFPGFAGGVRVAVADFNRDGVEDLVVGTGPGRSTRVVVIDGATQRELFSIDPFEAAFQGGVYVAAGDLTGDGIADLVVTPDEGGGPRVQVYSGSGFGKVADFFGIDDPNFRGGARAALGDITGDGRADLVLSAGFGGGPRVSVYDGAALAAGEKVHPVADFFLFEPALRNGAFVAVGDVDGDGFGDIVGGGGPGGGPRVYALSGQALLAGRDEVVANFFAGDATNRGGVRVAVKDLDGDAKADVVVGDGAGAGSRVTGYLGKDFGGGGAPESFGFDAFPGVSTGVFVG; encoded by the coding sequence ATGCCCGATCCGACTCCCCGCCGGACGCGCCGCCCGTTCCGAACGTTGAACTTCGAGCCGCTCGAAGACCGCACCGCCCCGGCCGTCTTCACCGTCACCACGACGGCAGATACCGGCCCTGGGTCGCTTCGGCAGGCGATCGCGGACGCGAACGCGGCGGCCGGCGCGGACGAGATTCGGTTCAACATCCCCGGCGGCGGGGTGCACACGATCCGCCCGACGACGTCGCTCCCGGACATCCTCGACACGGTCGTGATCGACGGTTACACGCAGCCCGGGGCGAGCCCGAACACGAACCCACTGGCCCTCGGGTCGGGCGCGCTCGGGACCAACGCCGTGCTGAAGATCGAGATCGACGGCAGCCTGCGGACGAGCGGCGGGAACGGCCTCCTCACCGTCGGCCAGATGTTCACCACCGCGGCGCGGGGCACCGTGATCCGCGGGCTCGTGGTGAACAACTCCAACAGCGACGGGATCGCGGCCTACGACCCGGAGGTCCGCATCGAGGGGAACTTCATCGGCACCGACCCGACCGGTACGATCGCGCGGCCGAACCGCACGAACGGCGTCGGGAACGCCTACTGGACCGTGGGCACCGTCGTCGGCGGCACGACCCCGGCCGCCCGGAACCTGATCTCGGGCAACACCGGGGCCGGGGTCTACCTGCAGTACTCGCACAACCGCGTTCTGGGCAACTTCATCGGCACGGATGCGACCGGGATGGCGAAGCTCGCCAACGGCGCGAACGGGGTCTTTTCCGGCGGGTTGGGCACCCCGACCAACGACAACCGCATCCTCGGCAACCTCATCTCAGGGAATTTCTACGCCGGCATCTCCGCCAACTGGGAACTGAACGGAGTCATCCAGGGGAACTACGTCGGCACCGACCGGACTGGCACGGCGGCGATCGGGAACGGGGCCAACGGGGTCTTCAGCGCGGGCATCCAGATCGACGCGGGCGACGCCGCCTCGTCGATCCTGATCGGCGGGCCGAACCCGGCGGACCGGAACGTCGTCTCCGGCAACGGCGGGACCGGGATCTTCTTCCGGTCGGTCGGGGGGACCGGGCACACGCTGACGATCGAGAACAACTTCGTCGGCCTCCAGGCCGACGGGGTGTCGCCGCTCGGAAACACGCATTACGGCCTCTGGGACGGCATCGTGGCCGGGGGCGGCACCTGGGCGAACGGCATCGCCACGATCCGGGGTAACCGGATCGCCCACAACGGGTACAACGGCGTCTTCGCCGGAACGCCCGGCGTCACCATCACCCAGAATTCGCTCTACTCGAACGGCGGCATCGGCGTCGACCACGGGTCGCCCGGCGTGACTCCGCAACCGCACACCCCGCACCCGGTCCTCGAATCGGTCGTCCGCAACGGCGGCAACCTCGACATCAGCGGGCGGATCCAGGGCCAGGCGAACACCGAGTACACCGCGGAGTTCTTCAGCAGCGCCGCCCGGGACCCGAGCGGGTACGGCGAGGGGCAGACGTACCTCGGGTCCGTCACCGTGACGACGGACGCGAGCGGCCTCGCCACCTTCACCGGGGTCAGCGTCCCGAACGTCGAGGCGCAGCAACTCTTCATCACCGCCACGGCCACGAACACCACCACGAAGGCCACGTTCGAGTTCTCCCAGGCGCACGAACTCCCCCCGGACGCCCGCGTGAGCGGCTGGAGCGCCGAACTGTTCAACGGCGTCTCGCTCACGTTCGACGGCCTGCCGCGCTGGGCGGGCCTGTTCGACGCCTCCGGGCTCCCGACCCCGTCGTTCGAGCTACCGGTGCTCACCAGCGACATCGGCTCGCTGTTCGGGATCCCGGGCGCGCTGGCCACCCTGTACGGCGACCTCGCAGACTTCACCTCCGACACCACCGAGGCGCTGCGGACCAAGCTGGAGGCGGCCGGGTTCACCATCGACCACATCTACCTCGGCCTCGGCGGCATCCCCGCGTCGCCGATGGGGAAGTACATCCAGGTGCGGTACCGCAAGGAGATCGCCACCCTCGCCGTGAACCCCGAGTTCAACCGCCCGCTGCTCGACAACATCGGCGAGGTGCTGGAAGGCGTCGGCGACGACACCGAACTGAGCGACGACGAACTCCAGATCGAGGCGAAGCTCGTCCTCGAACTGGTGATGGGTGTGGACGAGGACGGCGGGTTCTACCTGAGCGACGACAGCTCGGTCCTGGTCGAGATCGACAACGACGTGGACGACGACGGCGTGGCCGAGGGCGCGTTCACCGGCACCTCGAAGCTGCTCGACAACAACGGCGCGGCGGTCGGCGAGGCGCTGGAGGGCACCGTCGTCGTCGGCAAGGACACCGGCGACGAAATCGTTCCGTTCGTGGTCCGCGTGCGGCCGGACGAGATCGGGCCGATCCGCGTCGCACAACTCGCGGGCATCGCCGGCCAGCTCCACGTGCGGCTCGACGGGGACGTGGTCGTCGACGTCGCGGTGCAGACCTCGAACGTCAAGCTGGACTGGCACGGCGTCTGGGTATTTACGCCCGGCGTCGAGCCGCCCGCGCACACCACGAGCCTCGAAGGGCGGCTGACCGTTCCGGCGCTGACCCGCAACAACAACGGCGAGCCGGCGCCGGCGGAGTTCGTGCTGGTCGGCGCGTACGGCGGCGCCGGGTGGCACCTCGAAGGCGAGGGCGAGGTCGACGCCGGGTACAAGCTCCACGGCTACGAGGTGAAGGAACTCTCCTTCGAGATGGACATCACGGACGCGGGGGTCGATGCGTTCGGGGCCGGCATTCTGTCCGTGATCCTGGCCGGATCGCTCGAACCGACCGAGATCGGCTTGGGGTTCTTCCTTGACAACGAGTTATTGGTCATCGACAGCGAGATCGACCTGCCGACGTCGCAGTACGTCGGCCCCGACCACCTGCTCTGGGTGAGTGAGGGGTTCCTCTCCTTCCACGCCGAGGCAAACTTCGCCATCGGGGATGAGTCGTTCGCGGGCGGCGTGACGTTCCGGGCGGACGAGGCGATCCTGCTCCCCGAAGTGCCGTTGGGCAGTGCCGCCCCGAGTACCGGGAAGGTCCGCATCTTCTCCACCGAGGCCGGGGAGCCGGCGATTACCGGGTCGGTGGACACCGGGGGCCGGTTCGCGCTGACGGCGGCGAACGTCACGGCGACGGTCGGCCCACTCACCGTCACGGGCACGGGCGTCGCGGTGAACGTCCGCGACTTCGGCGTCGGCGACATCACCCCGTACCTGTTCGTGGAAGACGCGGCCGTCGCGCTGCCGGTCGGTGGGCAGACGATCACCCTCACCGCCACCGACCTCACGTTGTCCCAGGCCGAGAAGTTCACCATCACCAGCGCGGAACTGTCTGCCGACGAGGACCTGTTGCGGACGGTCGGCCTCGGCGGGCTGCTACCCCTCACGGTCCGGTCAGTGAGCATCTCCGGCGGAGAGGTGATCGACCTGGACGACTTCTACATCACGGTCACCGGCACGTTCGACTTCTCGGTCTTCGACGGCCTGCCCGCGAGGCCCGTGATCGGCGTCGGCGGGCGCGACTACTCGGCCGTCGTGAACCCCAACGAGCCGTTCGCGCTCGCGGTCCGCGTGGACGACGGGCGGGCGCAGGTGATCGTGCCCGGCCCGATCACCCTGGGGTTCGAGGACTGGCACGCCGGCCCGCTGACCCTCGGCGCGACCGTCACCCTCGGCGAGTACGTCAACGGCGAGTTCGTCTCTTCGGTCGGCGCCACGGTGCGGGTCGAGTCTTCCTCCGGCCCGGTGACGGCGGCGCAACTGGACTTTACCGGTGCCCTGGAGCCGAACAGCCGGGGCGGCGTCGATCTCGACCTGCGGTTCGTCGGCACCGTGTCAGCGACGCTTCCCGGCGACGTGCTGAGCGTCGAGAACCTGACCCTCACCGCCGACCTGAACCTGAGTTTCGACGGCGACATGATGCTGCTCGCGCCGCCGGCGCTCACGCTCCGGAACGGCTCGGTGGACCGGCTCACGGTGACGCTCGGCGAGTTCATGACGTTCGAGGCGACGGCGGGTATCGACTTCCAGGCGGAGGGGGCGGAGGCGTTCTTCACGCTGGAGCGGGGGTCGATCGCGTTCCCCTCGCTGGAGGTGCTCCCCGGCGGCGCGGTGGAGAACGTCGCGATCACCGCCGACGGCGACCTGAAGTTGCTCCCGGGCGCCACGTTCGAGCTGACCATCCCGGACGAGTTGACGGAGTTGGTCGGCCTCGGCAAGCTGCCGTTCACGGTGGACGCACTCGGGGTTCAGTTCAACGACGTGGTGGACGGCGTCGTCCGGGACCTCGCCGACTTCTCGGTGCTGTTCAGCGGAATGATCGGCGACAGCGAGGCCGAGGACGGCAAGTGGCCGTTCACCCTGAGCGTGGAGAACCTGGAGATCGACCTCGGGGCGCTGAGGGACGGCGAGTACCCGATCAAGCCCGAGAGCCTGACCGGGGTCAGCATCACTGTCCCGAAGTTCAAGCTCGGCGACCAGCTCGAAATCGGCGGGACGCTGTCGTTCGACGTGGCCGAGGCGGCGGACGGCCGGAAGGCGGTGTACGTCGTGATCGGCGGGGAGTTCACGGTCGGCGGCATCGGGGCCGGACTGACGCTGGCGATCGGCGAGCGCGGCCCGGTGGCGGCTACCGTCTCCGCCCCGCTCGCGGTCCCGCTCGGGCCGAGCGGCCTGATCCTCACCGGCGTGGACGGCGGTCTCTTCTTCGGCCAGACCATCGGCATCGACACGTCGCTCCCGGCGAACGATTTGCTGGAGACGGCCGCGGTGCCGGACTTCTTCGAGTCGGTCGTGGACCTGGACGCGGCGGTGCTCGCGGCGCTGGACGGCGAGGGGTTCACCTGGACGCTCCCGCTCACGGTCGTGCTGCGGGGTACGCTCACCATCGCCATCGCCCCGGGAATCGTGAGCGGGTCGGTGGCGCTCGGCGCGACGATCGATCCCGCAACGCCGATCGACAGTTTGAGGCTGTTCGGCACCGTGGACGCGACGCTCTTCGGGATGGCCGACATCGCGGCCGGGCTGGCGGTGCTGGACTTCACCTCGCTCTCGGAGCCGGTGTTGTTCGCGAAGTTGGAGCTCCCGCCGCCGGGCAGTTTGCTCCAGTACGTCCTGCCACTGTCGTCGTCGGTCGTGCTGAAGATCGACACGAAGGGGCTCGCTCCGGCGCTGGCCGAGGGGCTGAAGGTGTTCGTGAACCGGGCCGTGGGCGGAACCCTCGACCTGTTCTTCCGCGACGCGCTGGAGCAGGTCCGGGCCGACGTCGCGTCGAGCCCGAACGGCGTGCTCGGCACACTGCTCGAGGTCGGGCCGGTCCCGCCGGCCACGGTGGGCGCGCTCGCCGATCTCATCCTGGACGCGCTCGACGACGCGGACCGGGTCGGCGCGGTCGCGCAACAACTCCTCGCCGACCTGTTCGGCGCGATGGATCGACTCCTCCGCGAGCCGGGCGCGCCGCCGGTGCCGGGTGACCTCGGCGACTTCGCCGAGGGCGTGATCGAGTTCTTCGACACCGACGCCCGGCGCACCGTCCTGGCGCTGGTGGATGTGCTGAAGGACGCCTTCGCCGACGCCGCCGGCACGGCCGCCGCGATCGCCGACCCGTCGCTCACGTTCACGGCCACCGTGAAGCCGACCCTGTTCGGCGTGAGCCTCGGCCCGGACATCCGTGCGGCGGACTTCAGCCTCAGCAAGCGGGGCATCCTGGTCGGCATCGACCTCGACCCGCTGAGCCTGTGGTCCTTGCAGCATCTCGGGCCCCTCGCCCTGTTACTCCAGAACCCGGACGCGGCCCTGATCCGCCAGACGCTGGACGCACAGTTCCCGTTCAAGGACGCGTTCCTCGACCTGGCCCGCGGGCGGCTCCCCGAAATCGACCCGGGGGCGAACTGGCTCCTGCGGTTCACCCAGACGTTCAATCTCGGCACGGTGGCCTACGCGGCCTCGGGTGTGTTCTTCCCGGGCGGAGATGAGCGGCTGCTGCGACGCGTGTTCCACGTCCCCGGCTCCGCGGAGAATGAGTCGGGCCTGGAACTCGCGGTGCCGGTGATCGTCCCGAGCGAGGACCACTTCGACAGGCTCGTGGCGGGCGGCGGCGTGCTGCTCGACGGGAGCATCTATCTCCACCGACTCGTCTCCGACCCGGGGGCGCTGTTCGAGGACATCGCCGGGTCACTCCCCGACCCGCTCGCGGATCCGGTCGGGTTCGCCGAGGCGTTCCTCGGCCGGGCGAGCGAGGTGGACCTGTACGACCACGCCGGGCAGGCACAACTGTTCATACCGAACGTCGGGGCGGACGACGGGTACTTCGTCGGTCGGTTCACCGGGAAGGTTCTCGGCCTGGAGTTGGTGGGCGTGGAGTTCCTCGCCACCGTCGAGAACGGCGCCCCGCAGTACCGGATCACCGGCGCGGCCGACCTGCTCGGGCTGGTGGCTGTGGACGTGGACGTGGATGTCGGCCGCAGCCCCCAGGGCAAGCCGCGGGCCGGGTTCGAGGCGTCGATCGACTCGACGCAGTTCGCGGAGGTCATGGACGAGAACGGGTTCGGGTTCGTGAACGACCACTTTACCCTGCCCACGAACTTCACCGCCCGCGTCCGCGGGTACACGCCGGGCTTCGACACCGCGTCCACGGACCCGCTCCAGGTGGTCGGCGGGATCGAACTGAGCGGCGAACTCGACCTGAACTGGGCCGTCGAGTGGGGCGGGAACCGCTTCACCCTCGTCGGCAGCGCCGAGGTGACGTTTGGCATCGGGCTGGACGGCGTGCCGAAGCTCACGTTCGACATCCGTGGCACCGCCACGTTCGTCGGGAACCTGTTCGGGTTCCCCGTCAACCAGGTTCTGGGCTCGTTCACGGCCAAGCTGACCGACTGCGGAATACTGACGATCACGTCCGACCTGGACGTGCTGGGCCTGAAGCTGCCACTCGATTTGTTCATCGACCTGACCCGGCCCCTGATCGGGCAGAACATCTTCGACCCGGCCAACCTGCCCGCGACCGCGTGCGACCTCCCCGCCGTTGCCCGCGTGTTCGCCACCGTCCCAGAGCGTGTCGCCCGGGAGACGATCACGGAGAACGGGAAGCAGGTGCTGGAAGTCACGGTGCACGAAGGGAACCCGGCGACCGGGAACGTAACGATCCCGATCACGTTCCACGCGTCCGGGCACATCCCCGAGGGCGAATCGATCACCCTGAAGGTCGTGCCGAACACGGCGACGGCGACCGCGTCCGCCACCGAGTTCAGCGTCCCGACGGGGAAACTCCAGCTGACGCACGACGCCACGAGCCGCAGGGCCACCGTCACGATCGTTGCCGACTCGGTGTACGAGCTGCCGGAGCAGTTCGACATCCAGCTCTCGGTCGGGTCGTCGTCGGGGATGGAGTCCGTCACCCTGATGACGAACACGGTGCGGGTGCGGGTCAAGAACGACGACCCGGAGAAGCCCGCGAACACGCTCCTGTGGTACGACTTCGACCGCCGGACCGCGAACGGGTACGCCTTCGACGCGGCCGGCGAGGCCGCCACGGTGACGTACGGCGGCAAGACCTACCCGACCGCGCGGCCGCTCACCGGCGTGACCGCCGCGCCGGTCGTCCCGACCCTCGTCCCCGGCCCGCTGCTGCCGAACCCGACAAACACCCTGGCGGCCGGCGCGGTCGCCACCGCCGGGGTGCCGAAGTGGCTCCCGGCCGAGGCCGACGTCAGCCCCGGCATGGTGGCGACGCCGTCGTCCACGCCGTTCGAGTTCACCCTGACACTCGTCGCCCCCGGGATCAGCGGGCCGGTGCTGGTCGAACTCCCGCCGCTCGCCATCGACTTCTGGACCCGACGGACCGGTGCCGCGCCGACCACCTGGGAGCTCCGCTGGAGCTACGACAACTTCGGGGCCGTGATCGCGAACGGAGCCACCGGCGGGGCGCGGTACACCCGCGTGTTCGACGGGCTGGACATTCCACGGACCCTTGCGCTCGGAACACGGACGATCACGTTCCGCCTCACGGGGCTCGGCGGGAGCGGCGGCGAGTGGGCCATCGACAACCTGGCGCTCGTCGTGCCGGTGCCCGCCCCCATCCAGGTCGGCAGCGATCTCGTGATCCCGCCGGAGCCGCCCGCAGCCGGGACCAGTCCGCCCGTGGTGAACACGCCGCCGACGGCCGCTCCCATCGCCGTCCAGGTGCCGAACGGAATCGCGCTCGTGACGATCGGATACACCGCCGTGGTGAGCGACGCACAGACGCCCGACGCCGCGTTGGCCGTGACGGTCACGCAGCCGCCCGCCGGTCGCGGCACGGTCGATATACTCCCCGGCAGCCTCAGGCTGACGCTCCAGGGCGCTCTCCGGTCGTCGTTCTCGTTCACCTACACGGTCGCCGACCCGGGCGGGCTGCGGGCGACGGCGACGGTGTCCGTGACGTTCGCCCAGGGCGGCACCGGGACAGTCCTCGTGGGGGTCCGGAGCAGCCGCGTCGCCGACGCCACCGTGTTCGTGGACGCGGACGGGGACGGCCTCCCGTCCGAGGGCGAGCCGGTGGGCGTTACCGACGGCTTCGGAAACACGGTCCTCTCGCTGCCGCCCGACGTCGACCTCAACGGTAACGGGTTGCTCGACGAGGACGAGGGAACGCTCGTCAGCCTCGGCGGGGTGCGCGGCACGGGCGGCGCCGTACTCACCCCGATGGCGGCGCCGGGCGGGTCGGCGTACATCTCCCCCCTCTCCACGCTGACGCTCGCGGTGATGGCCCAGGGCGACCTCGGCACGGCCGACGCGGCGGCCCTGATCCGCACCCGGCTCGGACTGCCGGCGCTCGACTTCCTCGCCCACGACGTGTACGCCCTCGCCCTCGCGGGCAACCCCGGCGCGGGCATGGTGTACGACCACTGGACCGTCTGGAAGGACACCAGCCTCCACCTGGCAACCCTGCTCGCGGGCACCGCCGAGGTGTCCCTGGCCGACGCGAGCCGGGCCACTCACTCGGCGTACGCCGGGATGCTCCTCGACCCGTCCGTCCCGGTGGCGCTCACGGACCCTGCCGAGATTCGCGAGCTGGCATCGAGGCTGCTCGGCGGCACGGGTGTCGGGATCACCGCCTACCAGTCCGACACGGTCGGGGCACTCGTCGCCGCCGAGAACCGGGTCACACTCGGGTTGGAACCGCCCGCCCCACCGCCGCCGCCCGTACCACCTCCGGGCCTGGGCACGCCGATCGGGACGAGGGCAATCGCCGTCGGGGCCGACGCCGGGTCCGGCGCCGTCCGGGTTCTTGGCCCGGACGGCGCGGAACGGCTCGCGGTCGAGCCGTTCCCGGGGTTCGCGGGCGGCGTGCGGGTCGCCGTGGCCGACTTCAACCGGGACGGGGTCGAAGACCTGGTCGTCGGGACCGGGCCGGGTCGGTCCACCCGGGTGGTGGTCATCGACGGCGCGACGCAGCGAGAATTGTTCTCGATCGACCCGTTCGAGGCGGCGTTCCAGGGCGGGGTGTACGTCGCCGCCGGCGACCTGACCGGCGACGGGATCGCCGACTTGGTCGTCACACCCGACGAGGGGGGCGGCCCACGGGTCCAGGTGTACTCCGGGTCCGGGTTCGGGAAGGTCGCCGACTTCTTCGGCATCGACGACCCGAACTTCCGCGGCGGCGCCCGCGCGGCCCTGGGCGACATCACCGGCGACGGTCGGGCCGATCTGGTGCTCAGCGCCGGGTTCGGCGGCGGGCCGCGCGTGTCGGTGTACGACGGCGCGGCACTGGCCGCGGGGGAAAAGGTACACCCGGTGGCGGACTTCTTCCTGTTCGAGCCCGCGCTCCGGAACGGTGCATTCGTGGCGGTCGGCGACGTGGACGGCGACGGGTTCGGCGACATCGTCGGCGGCGGCGGGCCGGGCGGCGGCCCGCGCGTGTACGCCCTGAGCGGGCAAGCGCTGCTGGCGGGCCGCGACGAGGTGGTGGCGAACTTCTTCGCCGGGGACGCGACCAACCGCGGCGGCGTGCGGGTGGCAGTGAAAGACCTGGACGGGGACGCGAAGGCGGACGTGGTGGTGGGCGACGGGGCGGGCGCGGGGAGCCGGGTGACCGGCTACCTCGGCAAGGACTTCGGCGGTGGTGGTGCCCCCGAGTCGTTTGGGTTCGACGCCTTCCCGGGAGTGTCGACCGGGGTGTTCGTCGGGTAG